In a single window of the Leopardus geoffroyi isolate Oge1 chromosome D2, O.geoffroyi_Oge1_pat1.0, whole genome shotgun sequence genome:
- the NPFFR1 gene encoding neuropeptide FF receptor 1: MEGEPAQPPNSSWPPSQNGSNAKATLAANLTFSSYYQHSSPVAAMFIVAYVLIFLLCMVGNALVCFIVLTNRHMRTVTNMFILNLAVSDLLVGIFCMPTTLVDNLITGWPFDNATCKMSGLVQGMSVSASVFTLVAIAVERFRCIVHPFREKLTLRKALVTIAVIWALALLIMCPSAITLTVTREEHHFMVDARNRSYPLYSCWEAWPEKGMRRVYTTVLFSHIYLAPLALIVLMYARIARKLCKASGPARAGGEAAAPEGRPGARRRARVVHMLVMVALVFTLSWLPLWALLLLIDYGQLSEPQLHLVTVYAFPFAHWLAFFNSSANPIIYGYFNENFRRGFQAAFRARLCPPQWASPREAYSERPGGLLRAPVSVEVQPSDSGLPSESGRGSGTLRPGRLPLRGGRVAHHGLAQAGERPGCPHLPLTIPAWDI, encoded by the exons GGGAGCCCGCCCAGCCTCCCAACAGCAGCTGGCCCCCAAGTCAGAATGGGAGTAATGCCAAGGCCACCCTGGCTGCAAACCTCACCTTCTCCTCCTACTACCAGCACTCCTCACCGGTGGCAGCCATGTTCATTGTGGCCTATGTGCTCATCTTCCTCCTGTGCATGGTGGGCAACGCCCTGGTCTGCTTCATCGTGCTCACGAACCGGCACATGCGCACCGTCACCAACATGTTCATCCTCAACCTGGCTGTCAGCGACCTGCTGGTGGGCATCTTCTGTATGCCCACCACTCTCGTGGACAACCTCATCACTG GGTGGCCCTTTGACAACGCCACGTGCAAGATGAGCGGCTTGGTGCAGGGCATGTCCGTGTCGGCTTCCGTGTTCACGCTGGTGGCCATTGCTGTGGAAAG GTTCCGCTGCATCGTGCACCCTTTCCGCGAGAAGCTGACCCTGCGCAAGGCGCTGGTCACCATCGCGGTCATCTGGGCCCTGGCCCTGCTCATCATGTGCCCCTCGGCCATCACGCTGACCGTCACGCGCGAGGAGCACCACTTCATGGTGGACGCCCGCAACCGCTCCTACCCGCTCTACTCGTGCTGGGAGGCCTGGCCCGAGAAGGGCATGCGCAGGGTCTACACCACCGTGCTCTTCTCGCACATCTACCTGGCGCCCCTGGCGCTCATCGTGCTCATGTACGCGCGCATCGCCCGCAAGCTCTGCAAGGCCTCGGGGCCCGCGCGGGCCGGCGGGGAGGCGGCGGCGCCCGAGGGCCGCCCGGGGGCCCGGCGCAGGGCCAGGGTGGTGCACATGCTGGTCATGGTGGCGCTGGTCTTCACGCTGTCCTGGCTGCCGCTCTGGGCCCTGCTGCTGCTCATCGACTACGGCCAGCTGAGCGAGCCGCAGCTGCACCTGGTCACCGTCTACGCCTTCCCCTTCGCCCACTGGCTGGCCTTCTTCAACAGCAGCGCCAACCCCATCATCTACGGCTACTTCAACGAGAACTTCCGCCGCGGCTTCCAGGCCGCCTTCCGCGCCCGCCTCTGCCCGCCGCAGTGGGCGAGCCCCAGGGAGGCCTACTCGGAGCGGCCCGGCGGGCTCCTGCGCGCGCCGGTCTCCGTGGAGGTGCAGCCCAGCGACTCGGGCCTGCCCTCCGAGTCCGGCCGGGGCAGCGGGACGCTCCGGCCCGGCCGCCTCCCGCTGCGCGGTGGCCGGGTGGCCCACCACGGCTTGGCCCAAGCCGGGGAGCGTCCCggctgcccccacctgcccctcaccATACCAGCGTGGGATATCTGA